The following DNA comes from Natronoarchaeum philippinense.
AGGCTGTTCCAGACGGCGCTCTGGAGCCGTTGAAGTTGGCGTCCGCACCACACGATGCGGTTTCAGATGGACGCTTCTGCGGTCTACTCTTCGAGCTTCCGTCGCGCGGAGTTGACGCGCTCCGAGACGTTGCTCCGGTTGAGCTCCGACGCTTTTGCCCAGCCCGTCTGAGAGTAGCCAAACCGCTCGACGGCGAGGTAATCGCGTAGCTCCGACGCAGTCAGTTCCCGCGCGAGACCGTCGTACATCGTCGGTTCGCTGTCGTCGGGCTCGGCGATGGTAAGATATCGCTTGTTGCGCTTGTTGCGTTCGCCAACTCGCGTCCCGAACTGGACGATCTCCCAGCCATGCGGGAGTTGATGTTTGTCGAGCGAGAACGCCGAGAACTCCGTACCGGGCTCCCACGACACGCGCACCGCAGCCCGGCCGTCGGCAATCGTGTCGGTCTCGATCGTCCAGTCGATGGGCAGGCCTCGATTGTCCTCCAACGCCGCCGCAACGTCGTCCTGCTCGCGGTCGTGATCCTGCTTGTCGCCGCCGTCGGTCCGCAAGTCTTCGTCGCTGTCTCCGGATTCGATCTCTTCGTCTTCGTCGTCTTCGATTGGCTGGAGCGAAACGCCACTGCCGTCCTCGATCTCGGCGTTGATGTAGCCCGCGCTGACCTCGTGTTCCTCGCCCTCGTCGGTCTCGATGACGACGATGGTCTGCTCCATCGTGTTGCTCGGGCCGAGGTGCTTCGTGACCTCTTCGATTTCTAGAACCGTAGCGTCGGTTTCGACGATCTCGGCATCCGTCGTCTCCAGCGTAAACTCGTCGGGGATGCTGATGTAGTGAACGCGGTCGCCGGCTTCGAGTTCGTGCATTGTGTTCGACCTCTATGTAGTACATAGGGGGACAACCACTTATAGTTTGTGGTGTATAGGGGAACACACTGGGAGGAGTGTGGGTGAGAGGGTGGCCGGTTCGGTCAGTACCGCTCGCAGACTTCTCATTAGACATGTGGATCATCACCCGGATAGTGCGCGCCAGTAGTGCGGCGGGCAGTCTCGCGTTGCTGTTCGCGGCGCCGTCGAGCAGCACGGATCGGCTCGGGCAGCTGCGCATCTCGGTCTTGCCCACCAGCGTCGGGCTCGATCGACGAAAGCGCAGACGACACTGCTGAAGCGAACGCATCAGAGAACGCTTCCGCAGCGTTCGCCATCGCGTCGATCAGCGGGTCAATCGCGGTCTGCATCGCGTCAGTGAAGACGCGGACGTGAGCGTTCACGACCACGACCAACGAGATCGCGTCGCCGGCGCCGGCGTCGATCTCTTGCTGGACGATCGGCGGGACGACGATCCGGTCGCGCCGGTCGGTCGGCAGCATCGATCGGGCCAACTCCGTGGCTCGGAACTCGTCCGGCGTCAGCGAGAACTCTGGGGCCGCGCGTTCGAGCACCCAGTGATCGCCGGCGTCCAAGATGCGGTACTGGAGCGCCTTGCTGTCTCGATCGATCGACAGGCCGGTCTCGGTCATAGCTCCACCTCGTCACGGAGGTCGCCCGCCGGCCGGAGCGTCGGCAGCTGCGTTGCGATGCGGACGCGGTGGGCCGCGAGCGCAACGCCGAGGAAGTACGCCACTGCGAGGACGCCGAATGCGACGAGGGCCAGTGCATCGAGCCCATGGATCGGCGTCGCTACAGCGCCGAGGCACGCGGCGGTGGCCCAGAACGCCACTCCGAACGGGCAGACTTGCTCGGCAAGTCGGGCAGTCTGGTAGAGCACGCTACGGGGCAGGTCAGTCAGCATCGAGCATCGCCTCCTTGGCTTCCTGAACGCGCTTGTACTTCTCGACATCACCATCGCCAGTGTCGGGATGAAGGTCCGCCGACAGCCGACGAGCGACAGCTCGTACGACCTCGTCGGGCGCGTCGGGTGCGACACCGAGGATCTCGTGCGGTGGTTCGGTGGCCTCGATCACGTCCTCGTCGTCGGCCGGCGGCAGACGGGCGTTGGCGAACTCGCTCTCGCCGGTCTCAACCGGTCGCTGCTCCATCTTGCGCTTCTCGTGGATGTAGAGCCCGACCGTCCGGACGTTGTCTCGGAGCTTCGTGTAGCGGTCGCACGCGACGGCGTACTGGTTGCCGTCCATCGACCACCGAACCACGACGCCCGGGTCGTCTGGGTTTGCGCGGCTGTAGGGGCGCTGGTCGCGCTGGCGCTGCTGGGCGGCTGTCGAAAGCCGCCAGTCATCGACGCCAAGACGGTCGAGTTCGGCTTCGAGATCGTCGAGCGCCTGTGCGAGCGTCACGTCGTATTTGCGATTCCGTTCGCGCTCGCCTGTGGGGGTTCGCGCGAAGTCGGCCGGCCAATCGATGCCGCTGCTCTGGTCCGGTTCGGCGGTCGCGTTACTCATCGTTTTCCCCGAGTGCCTCGCCGATGCGATCAGCTGCACGTCGTGCTGCCTCTGGGTCGCTGCGTTCGAAGGCGCCTTGGAGGCCTTGATAGGCTTCTCTCACAGATTGTAGGTCAGTTTCTGGCGAATCACAGACATCGCGCTTGACCATCTCGTAGACCTCGGGGAAGTGCTCTTCGAGGATGTCGATGTCGCTGCCGAGCTTCTTCCGAACGCGATTTCGAACCAGCGAGCGGACTTTGTACTCGTAGTTGTCCGACACATCACGATCGCCTGCAATGATCTCCTGCTCGGCTTCGGTAAGCAACGCGCGGCCCTCTTCTGTCATTGAATCTGCTGTTTTAGCTGTGGCCATGTAATACCACATGTCGTAAGATACACGCACGCGCCAAATAGCTTACCCCTAACTCGTATACACACTCAGCAGTGTATACGATTATTCGTAAGTATTAAGGAAGTGGCTGATAGAGATGTAACTGAAGCGCGGGACGCCTCGGGAGAAACTCCCGGGGACGGTGCTTCAGACACCGACCCCGCGCCCTCAAAGAGAGCAACCATGGCTACGAAACAGAACGCCAAGAACTTCACGCAAGACGTCGACCGAGAGCACTTCGAGATTCCCGCCGAGTGGGCCTACGCTGGCTCGCATGAGACGGTCGACGAAGAGACCGAGAACCGCTACTACGCCGAGAAAATCTGCGTTGAGACCCACCTCGAAGGCGAGCGCGTCAGCGCAACCGAGATCGATTACTCCGAGGACGTCTTGATGTGGGTTCGCTACGAGCACCCCGAGACCGGCGACCGCGTCGAAGAGGCCTACCGTGCCGCGGCGATCGAGCGCGATGGCGAGATATACTACACCCCGAAGGTCGTCCGCAAAGGCGGCCCGGACAAGTTCAAGACGAGTATCGCAGTGCCGAAGCGCCGTACCGAGGAGGGACGGTGATCACGATGCAGGACATCTGCCGCGACGCACGCAAGCGCCTCAACGAGACCGCGCGTCATCAGGCCGAGCAGTTTGACTCGGTGATCCTCCACAACCACGTCGCCGAAGGGGTTCCCGAAGACAGTGACCTTCGGCGGCTCGTCGATCTCGCCGAACGAAGCTACGCGCTGGCAGCCGACACTGACGACGATGAGATCGACACGGCGGCGTTCAGCGCCGGCGCGGACCTCAACGACGCGGCGACCGAGCGCGTCAACGACGTCGTGACCGAGTTGGTCGCCGAACTGGACGACGACGCGATCGCGGCCGCCCGCGACGAGCGCGACCGGTTCCTCGAGGACGATGAAGACGATGGCCGCGAAGAGCCGACCCGCTCCGAGCCAGCCGACTTCGGCGGCGGCGAGTCCACGGGGGTGCAAGACCTATGAGCGACGACCTACCCCCAATCAAGATCGGCGACCACGTCACTGACCGCGAAGACGACGAAGACAGTGCCACGATGCTGGTCGTTGGGCTCGACACGCTTCGGGCCGACGCGTACGAACTCGGCGACGGCGGCCCGACCGTCGCGGAAGTCAACCCCGAGTACCCCGAGACCGACGACGTCGTCGAGGTGATCTTCCCGCAACGGACCGACTTGGATGTCGACAAGAAGCGCTACGCCTACCCCCGCGAACGGCTCTCACTGGAGACGCCACTACACGACCTCGAGGACGAGCAGGAGGTGAACGCCGATGCACAGTGACCGCCTCGATCGGGCCGCCATCGAGCAAGCGATCTGCGGCCGGGAACTCCCGAACGATCAGCCCGAGCACTGCCGGCGCTGTGGTGGCGAACTCTGGGAGGGGCAACCCGCCACGCTTCGCGTGACGCGGACGACCGGCGAGACGCGATGGGAGATCGTCGGGATCTGGTGTCCAGTCTGTGCGCCCCACGAGTTGGAGTCGAGTACGCTCGGCGCCGAGGACACACTCGTCGAAATCGAGATCGCGGCCGGCCAGCTGCATCCCGAAACATGGCTTCAAGCTGTCCGCCCAGACGTGATCGACACGGCGAGTGCTCACGACGAAGGTGGCACAGACATCGATGTCGGCGCCGTTCTCATGGAGGTAGCTGATGGCGGCGAGTAACGCCGGCGGGAGTGAGCTGCTACTCGGCCTCGAGCGGAACGCGCGAAACCATCCGACCGGGAGGGTCTACTGCGAGTGCTGCGATGCTGTTGGCGAGCGTCCCGACGAGGTCAGCCATATGGTGGACTGTCCGCTGGCGGACGACTAAGACAAAACGGGAGAGTTGCTGTTTTTGCGGGCTTACTTTAGCGACGAAGAGTTAGTCAGCTACTACTGTCTTCGCCGCAGTCGCATTTCCCGACAGGTGTTCTCTTAGCGCAGTCCGGACAATCTCAGACTGCGGTACGTCGTACGGGACCTCGTCCTGCTCCTTCTGGATGAGTTCTTCCAACTCATCGTCAATTCGGACACTCAACTGCTTCGCCATTGTTGTTGCAAGTGTTGTTCCCCAACACAAATAAGCCTAGGGCCTACAGCGAACACTTCAACCCCGCTGCACCACAAGTATTATACTGCAACACAAGTAATACAGAGCCATGCCGGGAGATGACGATAAGTTCATTCACGTCCGCTGTTCGCCGGCTCTAAAGCGGAAAATCCGACTCGCCGCGGCAGCAGCGGAGTTGAATCAAAGCGACTTCGTCCGGTCGCGGCTCGGGGACATCGCTGACGACGAATTAGAGGACGTGAACATCGAGGAGTTGCTCGACAGCGAAGAGATCGCCGAGGCATAGCTCGCCAATCAACTGCAGACCGCCGCGCCCCCACGCGGCGGCCAAGAACACCAATGCGCATCCGATACCACAAACCCCCGAGGCTTGGTAATGCGGCCGGTACTTGCGGCTTCGCTGTAGTATCACGAGGATACTACACGAATGCCCGCCAGTACGCCGCGTTTACTTCCACTCGGGTCGGGGTTTGCAAACCGCGAGACGGCGCCGCGGTCGGATGGGGTTTCACTTTCACTCCGGCGGGTAATCAGTTTGATAATAACCGCTCTCGTCAGAAGCAGTTGGTACCATGGCGAAAGTTAAACGCGCCGACGGGAGTAGCGTCGAAGACCGGCGGGAGACCATCCAGATCAACCGGTCAGATGACATTGATCGGATGCGTTTCCGCTGTCCGAACGGCCACACGCGGTGGACGCCGACAAACTCGCACGTCTACTGCTCCTCGTGTGGCAAAGCACGCGACTCCCACCGGGATGCCGACCCCGAGCACTACGAGCTCCTGGACAAGAAGACAGGGGAGCTCATCTCGTGGTCGCGCATCGAACTCATCGACGGGCGCTGAGACCGCCCACCCCGGAAATACAACCCTCACTTACAACACAGCCGCGAAAACACGCCAGCACATCACGACACTAACCGACCGCGTCGGCCCATTCCAAAAGTTCGACGCGGCCGGTTCCAAGCTGTCGTGGTCCACTGCCGGTCAGGTCGCATTGTCCACCGAGCAACCCGTTGGCCTGCTGCGGGCTCCCTAACGGGAGGATCAGCAGGCAACCGCAGTAGACACATGACCCATTCCAACGCGACAGATAAAAGCGCTCCCCCATCGAGCGAGCGCCAGTCCATCGAGCAACCGAACACGAACCAAGCCACAACTACGCTAGCAGCCCACGATCTCACGGCGTTCCAGCGGCACATCCTGACGGTCCTCGACGACGGTCGGCAGCACGGCCTCGGCGTCAAGGCAGACCTCGAAGACCTCTACGGCAAAGAAGTCAACCACGGTCGGCTGTACCCGAACCTCGACGAACTGGTCGGGCTCGGCTTCGTCGACAAGAGCGATCTCGACGGGCGCACCAACGAGTACGAGCTCACCGACGCCGGCCACGACGCGCTCGTCGAGCAGGCCGAGTGGGAACTCCAGCGCGTCGCCATCCAGAACGAGGGTGATGCCTGATGCTCGGCCGGATCATCGATGCACTCACCGGCACCCGCACGGAGGACGCTAACCCGCCCGAGCAGAACCACGACATGTCCGTCGACATGGCGGTGACGCCCAACACATCGCTCTCCCTGAGCGAACTCGGCGAGATCATCACCAACGCCTGTCGGCGCGACATCGTCGAGATCGTCAACGACCACTGTACCGAGACCGGGCAGGCAGTCGGCCTCGGCGATCTCGCACGCGTCGTTGCCGCACGCGAGAACGACAAGCAGCCCAGCGAGATCACCAGCGACGAGCGCAAGCGCGTGTACGTCGCACTGTACCAAGTCCACCTACCGAAGCTCGAGAGCATGGGCGCGATCGCCTGTAACGACAGCCATGATGCGATCGTCCCGACGCCGGAGACGGCCGGCATCTGCGAAGCGCTCGTACAGCTGCGCGAACTCCAGACCGACCCGGACGACGCACCAGCCATCCCGCCGACAGCACTGACCACAGAGCGACGCCTCGACGATCTCGACCACTACGACAGCGCCGTCGGACCAGTCGCTGTCGGCGACGGAGGTGACGAGGCATGACGACCGACCGTGACTGGGAGACGATCGGCTGGGTGCAGTCATCGCAGTACCGTGAGGACGTCCTCGAGGCGCTGACGGCGAGCCCGAAGACGCCGTCGACGATCGCCGAGCAGACCGACGACGGTATCGCCCACATCTCGCGGGCGCTCCGGAGCCTGCGTGAGCGCGATCTCGTCGAGCTGCTGGTCTCAGAGGACTGTCGGAAAGGCCGCGTGTACGGGCTGACTGACGCCGGCGCGAAGATCGCCGGAGAGATGCAGGAGGTGAGCGTCTGATGCACGGCGTCGACGGCGTCTGTCGCAACTGCGGCGAGGACCCGCGCAAGATATACAGATGCCAAGAATGTGGCACGCCGGACCCGCTTGATGGCGATCAGGAGGACGACGAGGAGACCACAGGCCAGCACGTGATGGCCGACGGTGGTGAAGAGATCGAGGAACTCGCGGTCGAAGAGGATGCGACGATCGCCGAGTTCGCGGAGATCGCTGAGGAGAAGACGCGCGGTGTGGACTTCCTCGACGAACTCGACGACGCCGAGCTCACGCTCGCCGAGCTATCGGCGTCCTACGTCGACGCCGATCGGATGCTGCGGACGTTCGCGGTCAGTGCTGAGGGGTTCGACCCCGACGACTACGACGAGCCTGCCGACGACGAAGCGACCGACGCGGGCGACGTGCTCCGCGACCTGTTCGCGCACGCGTTCCGGCACCAGGCCGACTGGTCGGAATGGCGCAAGACGCTGATCGTCTTCGCTCTCGTGGAAGGCGTCTCGAAAGCGACGCTGCAGGCGGCCCATCGTGAAGCGGCCGACATCGTTGGTCCAGACGCCGCGGCCGACGAGTTCAGCGAGGCGCTCGAAGCCGCGATCGAGTACCGCGACGAGCTCGACCAGACCGACCGAGAGGTCCGGACTGACGGCGGCGTCGAGCACGAGCGGGCAGACCCGCGGGCTGCCGAGCGGATCGCGGGCCCCGACTGCGAGTACGAGGACTGCGACGCCGAAGCCGATTGGCTGGTCGAACTCGAGCTCAGAGGGAGCTACGTCGGGTTCGTCTGCTGTCAGGACTGCAGCAAGACCAACCGCCTGTACGCCCGCGAGAACGAACTGTACCGGAACGACGTTACTGACGAGGCCCGCGGCACGGTCGATGTCGAGTTTGAGGAGATCCGCGCCGACGGCGGAACGGGTCGTTGGGACGGCCTCGAACAGCGCGTCGAACGCATCGAAGACGAGCTGGGGATCGACCCCGAGACCGAGGCGTTCCGCGATGCGGTCCACAGAATCGACGACCGCTCACGGTACCCGCTCGAACTCATCGACATAGAGGGCGGCGATCAAGAGACGGCGCCGGAGGCTACGCTGTCGGCCACCGATACGATGCGTGGCGTGGATCTCGACGAACTCCGCGAGCAGTTCGTCGCTCTCTCGGTCGACGGGACGGACGGCGACGTGACCGTGATGGTCAGCGGTCTCGTCGATGCGTCGGCGGGCGAGCCCGAGCTTCGCGCCGACGGCCTCGGCGAGGATCTCGACGACCACACCGACGGCGTCGGCACACCAGATGGCGAGGGCAAAGACCTCGGCGATGCGTGGGCCGGTGGCAGCGAGGCGACAGCAGCCCGGCGAGCATTGCGAGAGGGCGTCGTCGAGTGCGCCGGTGAAGACGGCGGGGCCAGTGTCGGCGACGTGATCGACCACGCGACCAAGAACACCACTGCCGAGATCCGGATCATCCTCAAACAGTTGCGGCTGTTGCTCCAGCAGGGCGACCTCTACGCACCAGACAATGGGACGCTCCGGCGGACGCTCGCCGACGGCAGTGGGATCACCCCCGCCGATCTGCAGGTGGGCGACATCGCGGCGACGTTCCGTGGCCCCGGCGGCTTCGACGGAGGTGAGTCGCAGTGAATCGCGGTCGCCTCCGAACGTCCGACCTGCCGATCCGCGTCGACGAGATCACGACATCGGCTGCCCAGCAGACGATCGCCGGCGAACCCGAGTGGGCGCTGACCGTGCGCCGCCGCAGCGAGACGACATCCGGACGCAAGTTCGTCACCGGGCGGGCAGCGCTGCGACGGGAGATCGAGAAAGATGTCGCCTCTGTCAGCACCAGTGACGACGGCGTCAGCATCAACCAGCGGCTGCAGCGCGACCACACCACCGAGTTCGGCGTCTGGATGGCCGTCGATAACGGCTGGGCGATCGTCTCCGACGACTGGGTCGCCGGCGTGCTCGGCCAAGTGATCACGCCCCACCTCAAAGACACCAACCTCGATCTGCGGGGGCTCTTGGCCGACCTCGAAGAGCCGGATGTCTGGCAGCTGGGCTTCGCCGGCCGTGGCGTCGCAAAGGGCGGCCGGAAGGGCGTGCTCTATGGCAGCCACGTCAACGAGGATCCCGAGATCGGCGACGAGCTGATGCACACGCCGCTGAACGAGCTCGGCGTCGAGCACATCTACCAGTCTGGACAGGCCAAGGCCTATTTCGCGGCATCGACGGCCTACGTCGAACTCTACGGCGGCGACTGGTCGGACCAGCAGTTCGTCGACTACGTCGGTCAGCACGTCGTTCGGCACGTCAAAAACGACGGTCGAGCGCCGGGCGAAACTGGTGAGGGCGGCGGCGCCGGTGTCGACGAGAACCAAGAGACGTTCGACGAACTCGACAGCGTCAGCGTGAGCGACGGAGGCGATTCGGCATGAGCGCCGAGGACTTTCTCCTGGAGGCCGCCGCCGAGGACGGCGTCTCCGTGGGCCGCGAGGACGACCAGCTAGTCGTTCGCTGCACCGACCACACCGAGGAGCGGATCGACACGGAGGTCGTCCACGATCTCGCCCACGAGCACGGCATGATCGTCGAGCGGACGGTGTCGGACTTCGACGCCGGCGCCGTCGACGTGGTCATCCCGATCCACCGAGGTGAGGCCGATGGCGAGTAACCGCCGCGCCCATCCCGGCGCCGTCGACGGCGTCCTCGGCCACGCCGGTGTGGGCGATCAGGACACGACGTGCCCCAACGGAAACGAGGGGTGTCCCGGACCGAACAACCCGACCGGCGAGTTGCCGTGGTCGGTGTGTTTCCTGAACGGAGGCGATGCCTGATGGCCCGCTGCGAAGCCTGTGGCGGCCCGATCCGGGAAGCACTGGGCGGCACGGGACAGGCCGATACACTGATCGACGTCAACAAGTTCCAGTTCGACGATCGCGTCGGTCGCCGGAAGGCTCGCCGGACGCACTTCTGCAGCTATGAGTGTGCCATTCGCGGGCTCGAGGACGACCTCATCCTCGAGCGCGACGACCCGACGCTCTGGGTCGACCGGCGTGGCGACGGCCCAGAGAACTACCCCGATCCCGAGACCGAGCCGCTGGTCCGACGTGCCAAGGAGCTGCTGGAGACAGCGCTCGACGGCGTCGGCGATGACTACGCGCTCGATCTCAACCTCTCCGAGGCGATCACGCTGACCGAGGAGACGCTCGACGTCCTTGCCGACAGGCCCAGCCCGGACGAGCGCGTCCACCTCGCGGCCGGCGACGCACTCGCGGACATCTACGACGGCAAGCGCCGGCACGCTGCGGTGGGCGACGCCGTCATCGAGTACAACATCGGCGACCGGCTGGGGCTGGTCAACGCCGAGGTCCTCGACGCGCTCGGCGAAGAGCTGGAGGTGAGCCCCAATGAGTGAGCCCCGGCCCGGCGTCCCGAGCACCGAACACCCGGGAGACCCGCAGAAGGGCGCCGCGGCGTTCTTCCTGGTCACGCAGCTCCCGGCTGCTGTCGGCACGCCTGCTGAGGACCTCGTCGATGTCTGGACCCACGAGTGGGACGACGAAGACGAGCGCTGGGGCGTGGCGTTGAACGGCACCGGACAAGACCGGCTCTGGTACGGCTCGCTGTACTTGCTGGGTGACGACCAGACGATGTCGGTCCGGCATCCCGCAGGGTCGGCCGTCGTCACGATCGGCCAGCAGGCGATCGGCGTTCTGAAGCCAGATCACAATGAGTGGCTCTGCCCCGAACCGGACGCGATCCCGAACTGGGAGCAAGCCACGCTGTTTGCGATCCACGACCACCTCAACGAACTCGGCCACGACGTGCCGAAGATGGAGGAGCTCCTGGAGGTGAGTCCCGATGCCTGAGCGCTGGGACGATCGGCTCGACGAGCTGCTGGACGATCTCGACACGCGACTGGAGGAGGTGTCGCCCGATGCCGAGTGAGACCGCTGCCGGTGGGTTCCTCACCGCGGCGTTCGGTCTGACGGCGACGATCGCCGGCGCCGCGATCACGATGACCGGTCGACGACAGCCGGGGCTGCTCGGCTGGGTCGGGATGCTGCTCGTCGGCATCGGACTGACGCTGACCGCGCTCGGTTTTGGCGTCGCTGGGGGTGCCGTCTGATGGCGGCCGAGATAGAGCTGGGCCCAGCGCCCACCTCGGAGAACGTCATCGACCTCGGGCTGCACGAGGCGTTCGCCCGCCTCGAGGAGCTCGTCAGCGAGGCGTTCGACGCCGCGCTCGACGATGCCTGCCCACCGGACGCGACCTCAGAGCTCGCGCTCGCACACGTCACGATCCGGCCGTTCGCTGACCACCGCAAGGCCCGGACGGACTGGCTGGCCGGGACGATCCGCCGGCGCGTCGCTAACTGTGATGCCCATCTACATGACGCCGAAGCGGAACTCGGTGGGTGGGATGGGCAGCTCCGCGACGCCCGCCAGCTGTGCTGGTGCATCGCCGAGGCACTGCCCGACGGCCGCATGGAGGGCCGTGGGCGCATCTCGCGGTGTGCGCGGTGTCTGGGGGTCAACATCAACAGCACACCGAACACGCTACCCTGCCCGGGCTGCGAGCAGCGCGATCGAGGTGGTCAGTCGTGAGCGACGACAGCGACACCGTCTTCGTGCGCTCGCAGCGCGGGGGCGACGATCGCCGCCCGCACCACACTGACCGCAACTGCGACCGGCTCCAGCAGGCCGTCTCCGTGCTCGAGAAAGAGCGGAGCGTCCTGCCAGACGACCACCCGGAGTGTTCGGTCTGTGCTGGCGAGCGCGAGAACGACATGAGCACCGGGCCACAGCTCTGCAGCAAGATCGCCAAGATGAATCCCGAGGACGTCGGGCTCTCACCGCTTGGCGAGCGTGCCGACCAGCCCGGAGGTGCCGCCGATGACTGATGTGCTCGCAGACCTCGACGACATCAGCGTCGGCGATCAGGTCGACGTCACGGCCCACCACGACTACGCGTCGCCGCTCGACGTCGTCGCCGTCGACGGTCCGGACGAGTGGGCGGTGCCGTACGGTTCGGACTGGCGCACCGCCACGCTGCGCGTCGAGACCTCGCGCGGGACGATCTACGAGATCGGCATCGACTCCGGCGCCGGCGAGGTTGCGACGCTGTTCGCGCTCGACGACGGTGCGCGCGGCACGCGGTACGGCGCCGTCGAGCAGCTGGCGCTCGTCGAGGACGACGGCGACCAGGACGAAGACAGCGACGAAGAAAACCCCGGGACGGCGCCCATTACAGATGGTTGTAATGGCGATGACGGCGCCGGCGCGGACGACGAGCTCACGTCGCCGGCGATCGACGCTGAAGATCTCGTCGACACACTCGAGGAGGCCAGCAACACCGACGACAGCGATGCCGGGCCCACACTGCCCGAGAGCGTGACAAGCGAGGAGATCGAGGCGGCCGCCGACAAGTGCGACTACCTCGACGGCGTCGCCGAGGAGTTGGACGTGACGCCCTCGAAAGCGCGGTCGTTGCTGGTGAATCACGGCCGCTACGCCGATATCTCCGAAGCCTCGCGCTACCGTGGAGGTGTCAGCCAATGACACCAGCGTCAGACGCGCGGCTGACGAGCAAACAGGTCAGAACGCGAGCCTTTATAGGCCACGACTCCGTCCCTCTCCGTAATCAGGACAGGACGACACTGAGGACGCTGCGGTTGGCACACCCGTCGCTGGGGAGTGTCAGAACCGGGAGTAGGATATCTGGTTCTGGGACGCCGGGCGACATAAGTTTACCGGACAGCAGTAGCTGTGCGTCTCTCCAACACGGCGGCCTCACTGTGACGCGATCACGGATTGTCGATCACCCAGCCGAGAGTGCCGTATCTACGTCCACCCAGACAACCATGCCAGATCACGACCACCTCACGACCACGCTGCCGGACCACCTCAGAGAGAAATTTATTTTTTCGAACGCAGCCACGACGCTGCACGCCCCCACAGCAGCCAGACCCACGAACCACCGCGTTACGGCTGCTTCCGCCCGCATAGCCATACCAGAGGTAGCTGCGCTAAGTGGAGGGGGTCGGTTGACCCCCTCCCCTGCCTCACAGCACCCTGCTGTGAGTGGTGGTGGTACAGCCACCGCCCTCACAGCACCCTGCTGTGAGCAGGGTAGCGGGGGTGGTCGAGATGCGTGAGACCGTGATGCTGGACTGGCGTGTTCCGGAACGCGAGTGGCAGACCTTCCGTGATCACGTGGAGTCTGAGTTCGGCAGCATCGACGGCTATCTCGGCCGAGAAGCGGAGCGTGCGATGCGGGCCTACGCTGACGCCGATGGCTACGACGCCGTCGAGCAGAAGATCGATCGGCTGGTTGAAGCAGCGGGGCGCCG
Coding sequences within:
- a CDS encoding PadR family transcriptional regulator, translated to MTHSNATDKSAPPSSERQSIEQPNTNQATTTLAAHDLTAFQRHILTVLDDGRQHGLGVKADLEDLYGKEVNHGRLYPNLDELVGLGFVDKSDLDGRTNEYELTDAGHDALVEQAEWELQRVAIQNEGDA
- a CDS encoding DUF7344 domain-containing protein is translated as MLGRIIDALTGTRTEDANPPEQNHDMSVDMAVTPNTSLSLSELGEIITNACRRDIVEIVNDHCTETGQAVGLGDLARVVAARENDKQPSEITSDERKRVYVALYQVHLPKLESMGAIACNDSHDAIVPTPETAGICEALVQLRELQTDPDDAPAIPPTALTTERRLDDLDHYDSAVGPVAVGDGGDEA
- a CDS encoding DnaJ domain-containing protein; protein product: MSNATAEPDQSSGIDWPADFARTPTGERERNRKYDVTLAQALDDLEAELDRLGVDDWRLSTAAQQRQRDQRPYSRANPDDPGVVVRWSMDGNQYAVACDRYTKLRDNVRTVGLYIHEKRKMEQRPVETGESEFANARLPPADDEDVIEATEPPHEILGVAPDAPDEVVRAVARRLSADLHPDTGDGDVEKYKRVQEAKEAMLDAD
- a CDS encoding winged helix-turn-helix domain-containing protein gives rise to the protein MTTDRDWETIGWVQSSQYREDVLEALTASPKTPSTIAEQTDDGIAHISRALRSLRERDLVELLVSEDCRKGRVYGLTDAGAKIAGEMQEVSV